Proteins encoded together in one Variovorax paradoxus window:
- a CDS encoding efflux RND transporter permease subunit has protein sequence MSEGRFNLSALAVRERSITLFLIGLISLAGLVAFFKLGRAEDPAFTVKVMTVITAWPGATAQEMQDQVAEKLEKRLQELRYYDRTETYTRPGLAFTTLTLLDSTPPAQVQEQFYQARKKLGDEAGNLPAGVIGPTINDEYADVTFALFALKAKGEAQRLLVRDAEALRQRLLHVPGVKKVNIAGEQPERIYVEFAHDRLATLGIGPQEVFAALNSQNALSPAGSVETRGPQVFIRLDGAFDTLQKIRDTPLVAQGRTLKLSDVATVRRGYEDPATFMIRNGGEPALLIGVVMREGWNGLDLGKALEVEAGAINAGLPLGLSLTKVTDQSVNISASVDEFMVKFFAALLVVMLVSFLSMGWRAGLVVAAAVPLTLAVVFVVMAATGKNFDRITLGSLILALGLLVDDAIIAIEMMVVKIEEGYSHVAASAYAWSHTAAPMLSGTLVTAVGFMPNGFAPSTAGEYTSNMFWIVGIALIASWVVAVVFTPYLGVKLLPNFKKIEGGHAAIYGTPRYNRLRRVLARVIARKWLVAGAVVGLFAVSILGMGVVKKQFFPISDRPEVLVEVQMPYGTSITQTSGATAKIETWLSTQPEAQIVTSYIGQGAPRFYFAMGPELPDPSFAKIVVRTASQEERDALKHRLRQAIADGLASEARVRVTQLVFGPYSPFPVAYRVSGPDANELRRIAAEVRQVMDASPMMRTVNTDWGTRTPTLHFTLKQDRLQAVGLSSGAVAQQLQFLLSGAPVTTVREDIRTVQVVARSAGSTRLDPARLADFTLAGSGGQRIPLSQVGEVEVRMEEPVMRRRDRMPTTTVQGDIAEGLQPPDVSTAITAKLQPLMQKLPPGYRIAEAGSIEESEKATQAMLPLFPIMLAATLLIIIFQVRSMSAMVMVFLTSPLGLIGVVPTLLLFQQPFGINALVGLIALSGILMRNTLILLGQIHVNQEEGLDPFHAVVEATVQRARPVILTALAAILAFIPLTHSVFWGALAYTLIGGTFAGTILTLVFLPAMYSIWFRIKPGSAAQPAH, from the coding sequence ATGAGCGAAGGCCGCTTCAACCTGTCGGCGCTGGCGGTACGCGAGCGATCCATCACGCTGTTCCTCATCGGCCTGATCTCCCTGGCGGGACTGGTCGCGTTCTTCAAGCTCGGCCGCGCGGAAGATCCCGCCTTTACCGTCAAGGTGATGACGGTCATCACCGCCTGGCCCGGCGCCACGGCGCAGGAGATGCAGGACCAGGTCGCCGAGAAGCTCGAGAAGCGCCTGCAGGAGCTGCGCTACTACGACCGCACGGAGACCTACACGAGGCCCGGCCTGGCGTTCACGACCCTGACGCTGCTCGACAGCACCCCGCCGGCCCAGGTGCAGGAACAGTTCTACCAGGCGCGCAAGAAGCTCGGCGACGAAGCGGGCAACCTGCCGGCCGGCGTGATCGGGCCGACGATCAACGACGAGTATGCGGACGTCACCTTCGCCTTGTTCGCGCTCAAGGCCAAGGGAGAAGCGCAGCGCCTGCTGGTGCGCGACGCCGAGGCGCTGCGCCAGCGGCTGCTGCATGTGCCGGGCGTGAAGAAGGTGAACATCGCCGGTGAGCAGCCGGAGCGCATCTACGTCGAGTTCGCGCACGACCGTCTGGCCACCTTGGGCATCGGCCCGCAAGAGGTATTTGCCGCGCTCAACAGCCAGAACGCGCTGAGCCCAGCCGGCTCTGTGGAAACCCGCGGGCCACAGGTGTTCATTCGGCTGGACGGCGCATTCGATACCCTGCAGAAGATCCGCGACACGCCGTTGGTCGCGCAGGGCCGCACCCTGAAGCTTTCGGACGTGGCCACGGTCAGGCGCGGCTACGAAGACCCGGCCACCTTCATGATCCGCAACGGCGGCGAGCCTGCCTTGCTGATCGGCGTGGTCATGCGGGAAGGCTGGAACGGCCTGGACCTGGGCAAGGCCCTGGAGGTGGAAGCCGGTGCCATCAACGCCGGGCTGCCCCTGGGCCTCAGCCTCACCAAGGTCACGGACCAGTCGGTGAACATCAGCGCGTCGGTCGACGAGTTCATGGTCAAGTTCTTCGCGGCCCTGCTGGTCGTCATGCTGGTGAGCTTCCTGAGCATGGGGTGGCGCGCAGGGCTTGTGGTTGCAGCCGCGGTGCCGCTGACGCTGGCGGTGGTCTTCGTGGTGATGGCCGCGACCGGCAAGAACTTCGACCGCATCACGCTCGGCTCGCTGATCCTTGCGCTCGGGTTGCTGGTGGACGATGCGATCATCGCCATCGAGATGATGGTGGTGAAGATCGAGGAAGGCTACAGCCACGTGGCCGCATCCGCCTACGCCTGGAGCCACACGGCGGCGCCGATGCTCTCGGGCACCCTGGTCACCGCAGTGGGCTTCATGCCCAACGGCTTCGCGCCCTCTACAGCGGGCGAATACACCAGCAACATGTTCTGGATCGTCGGCATCGCGCTGATCGCGTCCTGGGTGGTCGCCGTGGTGTTCACGCCTTACCTCGGCGTCAAGCTGCTGCCGAACTTCAAGAAGATCGAAGGCGGCCATGCCGCGATCTACGGCACGCCGCGCTACAACCGCCTGCGCCGCGTGCTGGCGCGCGTCATTGCACGCAAATGGCTGGTGGCAGGCGCGGTGGTCGGCCTGTTTGCGGTGTCGATCCTCGGCATGGGCGTGGTGAAGAAGCAGTTCTTTCCGATCTCCGACCGCCCCGAGGTCCTGGTCGAAGTGCAGATGCCCTACGGTACTTCCATCACGCAGACCAGCGGTGCCACGGCCAAGATCGAGACGTGGCTCTCCACGCAGCCGGAGGCGCAGATCGTCACTTCCTACATCGGGCAGGGCGCGCCGCGCTTCTACTTCGCAATGGGGCCGGAGCTGCCCGATCCGTCGTTCGCCAAGATCGTGGTGCGCACGGCCAGCCAGGAGGAGCGCGACGCGCTGAAGCACCGCTTGCGCCAGGCGATCGCCGACGGCCTCGCGTCCGAGGCACGGGTGCGCGTGACCCAGCTGGTGTTCGGCCCGTACTCGCCGTTTCCCGTGGCCTACCGCGTGAGCGGACCCGATGCGAACGAACTGCGCAGGATCGCCGCCGAAGTGCGGCAGGTGATGGATGCCAGCCCGATGATGCGCACCGTGAACACCGATTGGGGCACCCGCACGCCCACGCTGCACTTCACCCTGAAGCAGGATCGCCTGCAGGCCGTGGGGCTGAGCTCCGGCGCGGTGGCGCAGCAGCTGCAGTTTCTGTTGAGCGGCGCGCCGGTGACCACCGTGCGCGAGGACATCCGCACCGTGCAGGTGGTGGCCCGCTCGGCCGGCAGCACCCGGCTCGATCCCGCAAGGCTCGCGGACTTCACGCTCGCCGGCTCCGGCGGCCAGCGCATTCCGCTGTCGCAGGTCGGCGAGGTCGAGGTGCGCATGGAAGAGCCCGTGATGCGGCGGCGTGACCGCATGCCCACGACCACGGTGCAGGGCGACATCGCCGAGGGGCTGCAGCCCCCCGACGTATCGACCGCGATCACCGCAAAGCTGCAGCCCCTGATGCAGAAGCTGCCGCCCGGCTACCGCATTGCCGAGGCCGGCTCCATAGAGGAATCGGAGAAGGCGACCCAGGCGATGCTGCCGCTGTTCCCGATCATGCTGGCGGCCACGCTGCTCATCATCATCTTCCAGGTGCGCTCCATGTCCGCGATGGTCATGGTGTTCCTCACGAGCCCGCTCGGGCTGATCGGCGTGGTGCCGACCCTGCTGCTGTTCCAGCAGCCCTTCGGCATCAATGCGCTTGTCGGGCTCATCGCGCTGTCGGGCATCCTGATGCGCAACACGCTGATCCTGCTCGGGCAGATCCACGTCAACCAGGAGGAGGGGCTCGATCCGTTCCATGCCGTTGTCGAAGCGACCGTGCAGCGTGCGCGGCCCGTGATCCTCACTGCGCTGGCGGCAATCCTCGCGTTCATTCCGCTCACGCACTCGGTGTTCTGGGGCGCGTTGGCCTACACGCTGATCGGCGGCACCTTCGCGGGGACCATCCTCACGCTGGTGTTCCTGCCTGCGATGTATTCGATCTGGTTCCGGATCAAACCCGGCAGCGCTGCCCAGCCCGCGCACTGA
- a CDS encoding LysR family transcriptional regulator, with protein MDSLDLLRTFSEVASSGSFSRTARQMALSRGTVSKYIATLERRFGVRLLNRTSRAVSLTDAGLLLLDRSRPILELADAASAELQGRARVPSGRLRVSAPHGMDLTELPALIDEFLGRYPEVSISLVLSNRLIDLTEEGVDIALRFGPSANENLIVRKLMPMELSVCAAPMYWRKHGMPAHPTELAHHVALISTQLNPLAKWRFKAGSQPVEVEVRGRLSATEAGPLIQAALLGAGVVYLPSVMLKPYVESGRLVPVLSEFVRSDMWLSAVYLQRRHSTAVHRAFLDFLASRLAPA; from the coding sequence GTGGACAGCCTGGATCTCCTGCGCACCTTCAGCGAGGTTGCCTCTTCCGGAAGCTTCTCCCGGACGGCCAGGCAAATGGCGCTGTCGAGGGGTACGGTCAGCAAGTACATCGCAACCCTCGAGCGCCGGTTCGGCGTCCGGCTGCTCAACCGGACCAGCCGCGCCGTGAGCCTGACGGACGCGGGCCTGTTGCTGCTCGACCGGAGCAGGCCAATACTGGAACTGGCCGACGCGGCAAGTGCCGAGCTCCAAGGCCGTGCACGCGTTCCGAGCGGCCGCCTGCGAGTTTCGGCGCCCCATGGCATGGACCTGACGGAACTGCCGGCGCTGATCGACGAGTTTCTTGGCCGCTACCCCGAGGTCAGCATCAGCCTTGTGCTTTCGAACCGCCTGATCGACCTGACGGAGGAGGGCGTCGACATTGCGCTGCGCTTCGGCCCTTCGGCCAACGAGAACCTGATCGTTCGAAAACTGATGCCCATGGAGCTCAGCGTATGCGCGGCGCCCATGTACTGGCGCAAGCACGGCATGCCGGCCCATCCCACCGAGCTTGCGCATCACGTCGCGTTGATCAGCACCCAGTTGAATCCGCTGGCGAAATGGCGTTTCAAGGCCGGCAGCCAGCCTGTAGAGGTCGAGGTTCGCGGGAGGCTGAGCGCCACGGAAGCCGGCCCGCTGATCCAGGCGGCATTGCTCGGCGCGGGCGTGGTCTATCTTCCGTCGGTGATGCTCAAGCCGTACGTGGAGAGCGGGAGATTGGTGCCGGTGTTGTCGGAGTTCGTCCGCAGCGACATGTGGCTGTCGGCTGTCTATCTGCAGCGCCGGCACAGTACGGCGGTGCACCGTGCATTTCTCGATTTTCTGGCGAGCCGGCTTGCGCCCGCGTGA
- a CDS encoding LysR family transcriptional regulator encodes MKVDLEDLNAFVAVAGAKGFRDGARLGGGSASGLSEAVRRLEAQLGVRLLHRTTRSVRPTEAGERLLERLRPALSEVEAALDVVNGFRDRPAGTLKLNVPISAARLVLPSIVPRFLAAYPDISLEVIADDGFVDILAAGCDAGIRYDERLEQDMIAVPIGPRFQRFAVAAAPSYLDRCGRPEHPRELLGHACLRGRFASGSMPPWEFERDGETLRIDVTGQLIVRIGAAADLSVDAALAGAGVIYLFEDWLRPHLDSGALEPILEPWWPRFSGPFLYYPGRRLLPAPLRAFVDFIQSSPP; translated from the coding sequence ATGAAAGTCGACCTCGAGGATCTCAATGCCTTCGTGGCGGTTGCTGGAGCCAAGGGCTTTCGCGACGGCGCGCGCCTCGGCGGCGGGAGCGCATCGGGCTTGAGCGAGGCCGTGCGCCGGCTGGAAGCTCAGCTCGGCGTGCGCCTGCTCCACCGCACGACTCGCAGCGTGCGGCCGACGGAGGCGGGAGAACGCCTTCTCGAGCGGCTGAGGCCCGCGCTCTCAGAGGTCGAAGCCGCGCTCGACGTGGTGAACGGTTTTCGCGACCGGCCGGCCGGCACGCTCAAGCTCAATGTGCCGATCAGCGCCGCACGGCTCGTGCTGCCATCGATCGTGCCGCGCTTTCTTGCCGCCTACCCCGACATCTCGCTCGAAGTGATTGCCGATGATGGCTTCGTCGATATTCTGGCCGCCGGTTGCGATGCCGGCATTCGCTATGACGAGCGGCTCGAGCAGGACATGATCGCAGTGCCGATCGGTCCGCGCTTCCAGCGCTTTGCCGTGGCGGCCGCCCCCTCCTACCTTGATCGCTGCGGGCGGCCGGAGCATCCGCGTGAACTGCTCGGCCATGCCTGCCTGCGTGGGCGCTTTGCCAGCGGCTCGATGCCGCCGTGGGAGTTCGAGCGCGACGGCGAAACCTTGCGCATCGATGTGACCGGGCAGCTGATCGTGCGAATTGGCGCAGCGGCAGATCTCTCGGTCGATGCGGCGCTGGCTGGTGCCGGCGTGATCTACCTGTTCGAGGATTGGCTGCGGCCTCACCTCGACAGCGGCGCACTCGAACCGATTCTCGAACCCTGGTGGCCGCGCTTCTCCGGGCCCTTTCTCTACTACCCAGGCCGCCGGTTGCTGCCGGCACCGCTCAGGGCCTTTGTCGATTTCATACAGAGCAGCCCGCCCTGA
- a CDS encoding sensor domain-containing protein, whose amino-acid sequence MKAAARNFGPGGGRARRTEQGVGRRLVQIAPLADARSGKRGQALSIQTGDIGDIDMGESRAAQQPGDQTDPWVQVAAILDAVGQAVIVKDEASRFVHLNRRACELLNVSLDGARGKTDHDFLPRVEADRIRAVDLQILSSGESRSFEEEITTGDGSTRTLVTLKQAVDLTGSIGKLLVVVISDVTELRTAERVLLASEAHYRSFVELHPQITWTADAAGAITEVGPGWPALTGNSVEKTLGSGWECALHTDDLERVRTQWIDSVARGVPFDAEYRVLSAADGRYRWFRARAAPRRDESHAIVRWYGLLEDVHQRRIAIEALRESESLFRLIADSVPVMMWLTDQNGEATFHSRLWLEVTGQTEIESLGAGWSRAIHPEDRASVLEQFEAASAQRIPVQLDYRLRRADGSWAWVIDTGAPRLAPDGGFLGYAGSILDVTERREAEAALRESEASIRSIFDSSPDCISMLDLSGNTLLMNKAARQMIGLDVSELANRDALETIFPEGRLRKLSAMFDVVRAGGTSRLEVDAIDAQGVHRWLDVIGAPVLDASGEPIRMVSMWRDITEAKAARNDAVVAQQQAERAATRLSAVLENTMDCVLVVDHAWRIAYMNENARRFLRLGEEAMNASLWDLFPAEVESLFGDYFRQATMGNKAVSFEEFVPATQVWLEVHASPTEDGLSIFFRDTTARRRAEQERFQAQSQVSHMARHDVLTGLPNRLAFHEVLQRHLNDAGGDGTSVAVLTLDLDGFKAVNDAYGHPVGDILLQKVAQRLRLGLAGEEHTLARLGADEFAVGCAGLPHPDAAIEIARRLMGILLAPFDLEGNKVSIGASVGVAMAPDDGGTVDDIKRASAVALHRAKAAGVRSLRRYAKSMDAHLQTRQALKLSMREALAHGEFEVHFQALVNLASNRCTTFEALVRWRHPDRGMISPADFIPIAEETGLIVELGEWVLGEACREAATWPDGIGVAVNLSPVQFGADNLIEVIENALDASGLCPSRLQLEITESVLLGNDDRNLRTLQEIRQLGVKIAMDDFGTGYSSLGYLRSFPFDKIKVDRSFIADLPDSKSLAIIRAVAGIGTSLGIATTVEGVETEAQLQIIRQEGFDEAQGYLFARPVPASQVHGLIASRRN is encoded by the coding sequence TTGAAGGCCGCGGCGAGAAATTTTGGACCTGGAGGCGGGCGGGCCCGCCGCACTGAACAAGGTGTAGGCCGAAGGCTCGTTCAGATTGCACCATTGGCTGACGCCCGCTCCGGAAAACGAGGGCAAGCCTTGAGCATCCAGACAGGAGACATCGGAGACATCGACATGGGAGAGTCCCGCGCAGCACAGCAGCCCGGCGATCAAACCGATCCGTGGGTTCAGGTGGCGGCGATCCTCGATGCGGTCGGGCAGGCGGTCATCGTCAAGGACGAGGCCTCGCGGTTCGTGCATCTCAACCGGCGGGCGTGCGAGCTGCTCAACGTGTCGCTCGACGGCGCGCGTGGAAAGACGGACCACGATTTCCTGCCACGCGTGGAGGCCGATCGAATCAGGGCGGTCGATCTACAGATTCTCTCGAGCGGCGAAAGCCGCAGCTTCGAAGAAGAAATCACCACGGGGGACGGATCGACCAGAACGTTGGTCACGCTCAAGCAAGCCGTCGATCTCACGGGTTCCATCGGCAAGCTCCTTGTGGTCGTCATCTCCGACGTGACCGAACTGCGTACGGCCGAGCGGGTGCTGCTGGCCAGCGAAGCGCACTACCGCTCGTTCGTCGAACTGCATCCGCAGATCACCTGGACCGCCGACGCGGCCGGCGCTATCACCGAGGTCGGACCTGGCTGGCCGGCGCTCACCGGCAATTCGGTCGAAAAGACGCTGGGCTCGGGCTGGGAATGCGCGTTGCACACCGACGATCTCGAACGCGTCAGAACGCAGTGGATCGACTCGGTGGCCCGCGGCGTTCCCTTCGACGCCGAATACAGGGTGCTGAGCGCTGCAGACGGAAGATACCGATGGTTCAGGGCTCGTGCCGCGCCCCGTCGCGACGAAAGCCATGCCATCGTGCGCTGGTACGGGCTGCTGGAGGACGTTCACCAGCGCCGGATCGCGATCGAAGCGCTGCGCGAGAGCGAGTCGCTGTTCCGCCTGATTGCCGACAGCGTGCCCGTGATGATGTGGCTCACGGACCAGAATGGAGAGGCCACCTTCCACAGCCGGCTCTGGCTCGAGGTGACGGGCCAGACCGAGATCGAGTCGCTGGGCGCAGGCTGGAGCCGCGCCATCCACCCCGAAGACCGCGCCTCGGTGCTCGAACAGTTCGAGGCTGCAAGCGCCCAGCGCATTCCGGTTCAGCTCGACTACAGGCTGCGCCGGGCCGACGGCAGCTGGGCCTGGGTCATCGACACTGGAGCGCCCCGGCTCGCGCCTGACGGCGGGTTCCTCGGCTATGCCGGCTCCATTCTCGACGTGACGGAGCGGCGCGAGGCCGAAGCCGCGCTGCGCGAGAGCGAAGCCTCGATTCGGAGCATCTTCGACAGCAGCCCCGATTGCATCAGCATGCTCGACCTGTCGGGCAATACGCTGCTGATGAACAAGGCGGCGAGGCAGATGATCGGGCTCGATGTCTCTGAACTCGCAAACCGCGACGCGCTCGAGACCATCTTTCCCGAAGGCCGGCTTCGGAAGCTGAGCGCCATGTTCGACGTGGTGCGCGCCGGCGGCACCTCGAGACTGGAGGTAGATGCCATCGACGCCCAGGGCGTGCACCGGTGGCTCGACGTCATCGGTGCACCCGTGCTGGACGCGTCGGGCGAGCCGATCCGGATGGTGAGCATGTGGCGCGACATCACCGAGGCCAAGGCGGCGCGCAACGATGCCGTGGTGGCGCAGCAGCAGGCAGAACGTGCGGCGACGCGGCTCTCCGCGGTTCTCGAGAACACGATGGACTGCGTGCTGGTTGTCGACCATGCATGGCGCATCGCGTACATGAACGAGAACGCCCGCCGGTTCTTGAGGCTCGGCGAGGAGGCCATGAATGCAAGCCTGTGGGACCTCTTTCCCGCCGAGGTCGAAAGCCTGTTCGGCGACTACTTCCGGCAGGCGACCATGGGCAACAAGGCCGTGTCGTTCGAGGAATTCGTGCCGGCGACGCAGGTGTGGCTCGAGGTCCATGCCTCGCCTACCGAGGACGGCTTGTCGATCTTCTTCCGCGACACCACCGCACGCCGGCGGGCGGAGCAGGAGCGCTTCCAGGCCCAGAGCCAGGTGTCCCACATGGCCCGCCACGATGTTCTCACCGGCCTGCCCAACCGCTTGGCGTTCCACGAGGTGCTGCAACGGCACCTGAACGATGCGGGTGGCGATGGGACTTCGGTGGCCGTGCTGACTTTGGACCTCGACGGCTTCAAGGCCGTCAACGATGCTTACGGCCATCCCGTCGGCGACATCCTGCTGCAGAAGGTCGCGCAACGCCTGCGGCTCGGCCTTGCCGGTGAAGAGCACACGCTCGCGCGGCTCGGCGCGGACGAGTTCGCGGTCGGCTGCGCCGGGCTGCCGCATCCTGATGCGGCAATCGAGATCGCGCGCCGGCTCATGGGCATCCTGCTCGCGCCCTTCGACCTGGAAGGAAACAAGGTGAGCATCGGGGCCAGTGTCGGCGTGGCCATGGCGCCGGACGACGGGGGCACCGTCGACGACATCAAGCGAGCCTCCGCCGTGGCTCTCCACCGCGCCAAGGCCGCCGGCGTCAGAAGCCTCCGGAGGTACGCCAAGAGCATGGACGCCCACCTGCAGACTCGCCAGGCCTTGAAGCTCTCGATGCGCGAGGCGCTCGCCCACGGAGAGTTCGAGGTCCATTTCCAGGCGCTCGTGAATCTCGCCTCGAATCGCTGCACCACCTTCGAAGCGCTGGTACGTTGGCGCCACCCCGACCGGGGGATGATCTCGCCGGCCGACTTCATTCCGATCGCCGAGGAGACGGGGCTCATTGTGGAACTTGGCGAATGGGTCCTTGGCGAGGCCTGCCGCGAAGCCGCCACTTGGCCCGACGGGATCGGTGTGGCGGTGAACCTCTCGCCGGTCCAGTTTGGCGCGGACAACTTGATAGAGGTCATCGAGAACGCGCTCGATGCCTCGGGGCTCTGCCCTTCGCGCCTGCAGCTCGAAATCACCGAATCAGTGCTGCTTGGCAACGACGACAGGAACCTGCGCACCCTGCAGGAGATCCGGCAACTGGGTGTGAAGATCGCGATGGACGATTTCGGGACCGGATACTCGTCGCTGGGTTATCTGCGCAGCTTTCCCTTCGACAAGATCAAGGTGGACCGCAGCTTCATCGCCGATCTGCCCGACAGCAAGTCGCTCGCGATCATCCGGGCTGTGGCCGGCATCGGCACGAGTCTTGGCATCGCCACCACCGTGGAGGGCGTCGAGACCGAGGCGCAGCTGCAGATCATCCGGCAGGAAGGCTTCGACGAAGCGCAGGGTTATCTGTTCGCGCGGCCTGTCCCGGCGTCGCAGGTACATGGTCTCATCGCCTCGCGCAGGAACTGA
- a CDS encoding methyl-accepting chemotaxis protein encodes MHLRDMKIGIRLSGGFAAILLLMMLVSGVALIRLNAVAHSASVMVDEALVKERVANRWANLLGPSIVHSFGMAKATDSANEAYFKKNLTEGVASINPVQEEMGRLLTSPDEKKSFDDVVEARKKVLAHLATINKLKAAGDNEAAGKLADTDYQAALQVYGKAVQQIAENQRVQIDAKAREIQQIHQSGRWVVICLSAVALLAGALCAWRLTVGIVRPMRDALGLAERVAAGDLTTRIVASTRDEVGQLLTALKSMNDNLSKVVGEVRQGTDTIATASGQIASGNQDLSSRTEQQASSLQQTAASMEELTSTVKQNADNARQANQLAASASEVAVRGGSVVSEVVDTMGSINSSSRKIVDIIAVIDGIAFQTNILALNAAVEAARAGEQGRGFAVVAAEVRNLAQRSAAAAKEVKGLIDDSVGKVEAGSQKVAEAGQTMDEIVASVRRVTDIMGEIAAASQEQTTGIEQINQAITQMDQVTQQNAALVEEAAAAAASLQDQAGNLSQLVGVFRLDEARREMAFA; translated from the coding sequence ATGCACTTGCGAGATATGAAAATCGGCATCCGCCTCAGCGGAGGCTTTGCCGCCATCTTGTTGCTGATGATGCTGGTTTCCGGCGTCGCCCTGATCCGGCTGAATGCCGTGGCGCATTCGGCCAGCGTGATGGTCGACGAAGCGCTGGTAAAGGAACGCGTTGCAAACCGCTGGGCCAACCTGCTCGGCCCGAGCATCGTCCACTCCTTTGGCATGGCCAAGGCCACAGACAGTGCGAATGAAGCCTACTTCAAGAAGAACCTGACCGAGGGGGTGGCGTCGATCAACCCGGTCCAGGAGGAGATGGGCAGGCTGCTCACCTCGCCGGATGAGAAGAAGTCGTTCGACGACGTGGTCGAGGCCCGCAAGAAGGTGTTGGCCCACCTGGCGACAATCAACAAGCTGAAGGCGGCCGGCGACAACGAAGCGGCCGGCAAGCTGGCCGACACGGACTACCAGGCGGCGCTTCAGGTCTACGGCAAGGCCGTGCAGCAGATTGCAGAAAACCAGCGGGTGCAGATCGACGCGAAAGCCCGCGAGATCCAACAGATCCATCAGAGCGGCCGCTGGGTCGTGATTTGCCTGTCCGCCGTTGCGCTGCTGGCGGGTGCCTTGTGCGCGTGGCGGCTCACCGTGGGAATCGTGCGTCCGATGCGCGATGCGCTCGGCCTGGCGGAGCGGGTGGCGGCAGGTGACCTGACCACCCGGATCGTCGCCAGCACACGCGACGAGGTCGGCCAGTTGCTGACGGCGCTCAAGTCGATGAACGACAACCTCTCGAAGGTGGTCGGCGAGGTGCGCCAAGGCACTGACACGATCGCCACGGCGTCCGGCCAGATCGCATCGGGAAACCAGGACTTGTCGTCACGCACGGAGCAGCAGGCAAGTTCACTCCAGCAAACCGCCGCCTCCATGGAGGAGTTGACTTCTACAGTCAAGCAGAACGCGGACAACGCCCGCCAGGCCAACCAGCTTGCGGCCTCGGCGTCCGAAGTGGCGGTGCGCGGCGGCAGCGTGGTGAGCGAGGTGGTCGACACCATGGGATCGATCAACTCGTCATCGCGCAAGATCGTGGACATCATCGCGGTGATCGACGGCATCGCGTTCCAGACCAACATCCTGGCGCTGAACGCCGCAGTGGAGGCGGCCCGCGCCGGCGAGCAGGGCAGGGGCTTCGCGGTGGTGGCGGCAGAGGTGCGCAACCTTGCGCAGCGCTCGGCCGCAGCGGCCAAGGAAGTCAAGGGCTTGATCGACGACTCTGTCGGCAAGGTCGAGGCCGGCAGCCAGAAGGTGGCTGAAGCAGGCCAGACGATGGATGAAATTGTCGCGAGCGTGCGCCGGGTGACCGACATCATGGGCGAGATCGCCGCCGCCAGCCAGGAGCAGACGACCGGCATCGAGCAGATCAACCAGGCCATCACGCAGATGGACCAGGTCACCCAGCAGAACGCCGCGCTGGTGGAAGAAGCCGCTGCTGCAGCCGCCTCGCTGCAGGACCAGGCGGGCAACCTGTCTCAGTTGGTGGGTGTCTTCAGGTTGGACGAGGCGCGCCGCGAAATGGCGTTCGCCTGA
- a CDS encoding glutathione binding-like protein, which translates to MPASPIEVYSWPTPNGHKIHIMLEECGLPYNARPINIGKGDQFAPDFLQISPNNKIPAITDPDGPDGKPISLFESGAILVYLAGKTGKLLPKSDRERYDVLQWLMFQMGGVGPMLGQAHHFRMYAPEKITYAIERYSNEAKRLYGVIDKQLSKNKFIAGKTYSIADIAIFPWLRSWDKQGITLTDYPHLKAWFDAIAARPAVQRGVKVLADLRQPITGDKEREILFGKTQYEKR; encoded by the coding sequence ATGCCTGCATCGCCCATCGAGGTTTATTCCTGGCCAACGCCCAACGGCCACAAGATCCACATCATGCTGGAGGAGTGCGGCCTGCCGTACAACGCCCGACCGATCAACATTGGCAAGGGCGACCAGTTCGCGCCTGATTTCCTGCAGATCAGCCCCAACAACAAGATTCCCGCCATTACCGACCCCGACGGTCCGGACGGCAAGCCCATTTCGCTCTTCGAATCGGGCGCCATCCTCGTTTACCTCGCAGGCAAGACCGGCAAGCTGCTGCCCAAGTCGGACCGCGAACGCTACGACGTGCTGCAATGGCTCATGTTCCAGATGGGCGGCGTTGGCCCCATGCTCGGCCAGGCGCATCACTTTCGCATGTATGCGCCTGAAAAGATCACCTACGCCATCGAGCGCTACAGCAACGAAGCCAAGCGGCTCTACGGCGTGATCGACAAGCAGCTGTCGAAGAACAAGTTCATTGCCGGCAAGACCTATTCCATTGCCGACATCGCCATCTTCCCGTGGCTGCGCAGCTGGGACAAACAGGGCATTACCCTCACCGACTACCCGCACCTGAAAGCCTGGTTCGACGCCATCGCCGCCAGGCCCGCAGTGCAGCGCGGAGTGAAAGTGCTGGCCGATTTGCGCCAGCCGATCACCGGCGACAAGGAACGCGAGATTCTTTTCGGCAAGACGCAATACGAGAAACGCTGA